One window from the genome of Saimiri boliviensis isolate mSaiBol1 chromosome 2, mSaiBol1.pri, whole genome shotgun sequence encodes:
- the SHF gene encoding SH2 domain-containing adapter protein F isoform X3: protein MLPQNGKKHQSPGKRPDSVRLAILEDYADPFDVQETGEGSAGASGAPEKVPENDGYMEPYEAQKMMAEIRGSKETAAQPLPLYDTPYEPEEDGATPEGEGAPWPRESRLPEDDERPPEEYDQPWEWKKERISKAFAVDIKVIKDLPWPPPVGQLDSSPSLPDGDRDISDPASPLPEPSLEDSSAQFEGSEKSCLSPGWEEKGRLPPRLSAGNPKSAKPLSVEPSSPLGEWTDPALPLENQVWYHGAISRTDAENLLRLCKEASYLVRNSETSKNDFSLSLKSSQGFMHMKLSRTKEHKYVLGQNSPPFSSVPEIVHHYASRKLPIKGAEHMSLLYPVAIRTL, encoded by the exons CTAGCAATCCTGGAAGACTATGCGGACCCGTTTGATGTTCAGGAGACTGGCGAAGGCTCAGCAGGAGCTTCAGGAGCCCCAGAGAAGGTCCCTGAAAATGACGGCTACATGGAGCCCTATGAGGCCCAAAAGATGATGGCCG AGATCCGGGGCTCCAAGGAGACAGCAGCTCAGCCCTTGCCTCTGTATGACACACCATATGAGCCAGAGGAGGATGGGGCCACCCCGGAGGGTGAAGGGGCCCCCTGGCCCCGAGAGTCTCGCCTGCCAGAGGATGATGAGAGGCCCCCAGAGGAGTATGACCAGCCCTGGGAGTGGAAGAAGGAGCGGATTTCCAAAGCCTTTGCAG TTGACATTAAGGTCATCAAagacctaccttggcctccaccTGTGGGACAGCTGGATAGCAGCCCCTCCCTGCCTGACGGGGACAGGGACATCTCCGATCCAGCCTCGCCCCTCCCAGAGCCGAGCCTGGAGGACAGCAGCG CCCAGTTTGAAGGATCGGAGAAGAGCTGCCTGTCACCTGGCTGGGAGGAAAAGGGGCGGCTACCTCCCCGACTCTCTGCAGGGAACCCCAAGTCAGCCAAGCCCCTAAGCGTGGAGCCCAGCAGCCCCCTGGGGGAGTGGACAGATCCAGCACTGCCTCTGGAAAACCAGGT CTGGTATCATGGGGCCATCAGCCGAACCGACGCCGAGAACCTGCTCCGGCTATGCAAAGAGGCCAGCTACCTGGTGCGCAACAGTGAGACCAGCAAGAATgacttctccctctccctcaa GAGCAGCCAGGGCTTCATGCACATGAAGCTGTCCCGGACCAAGGAACACAAATATGTGCTGGGCCAGAACAGCCCACCCTTCAGCAGCGTCCCTGAAAttgtgcaccactatgccagcCGCAAGTTACCCATTAAGGGGGCCGAACACATGTCTCTGCTCTACCCTGTGGCCATCCGGACTCTTTAG